ATGTCCTCCACGCTCAAGGTGTACTCCCCGACGATGCGGCGCGTCTCACGAACCCCGACCATGGGGGCCACCACGCCGACGAACGCCGCCTCACAGCCCGGCAGGAACTGGCGGCAGAAGGCGGTCAGGCGCTCGATGGCGGCCCGTCCGTCGGTCTGCGCCGCCGAAAGCTGCCACGGGTCTGCGCCGTCGTTCAGGTCTGCGCGAATACGCGGGCAGTTGAACGACAACTCGCCCGGACGGCCCGGCACGCTGAAGGCCTGGAAGTAATCGCCGTCGCGCTCCAGCAGCACGCCGCCCTGCACCGCCTGCCGGAAGAGGGGTTCCAGGGTGGACTTGCGCCCCCACACCATCCAGAAGTGAAGGAACTCCGGCGATTCCTGCCCCTGCCCGTTCTCGCACAGGAAAGCCATCAACCGCGCCGTGTCCACGCCTGCCAGCGTGAAGCGCAGACTCATGGCCTGGTGCAGCCCGTCCTCGTCCCCCGCGTGAAACGGCACGCCCGCCCCCGCCGCCACGTCCGCGTCCCCGGTGGCGTCGATAAAGACGGCGGCGCGAAGGGCTTGCAGGCCGCCCTTGTTGTGAATGACGAGAGCGGAGATTCGGCTTGTGGCTAGTGGCGCGTGGCGTGTGGAGAGGGCGTGGAGCGTGAATCGTGAATCGTGGGAAAAGACGGATGTGGCGTTCAATTCCTCGATCATCTTTTGGCCTGCTGCCTGCGGCCTTCCGCTTTCTGTCAGCAGCGGTTTCACGACCTGCGTGTGGTACAGCACTTCCCCGCCGGCTTCGAGCAGCATCTGTTCCAGCACGAACTTCAGGCCCTCGGGGTTGAACCAGTTGTCGTTGCCGCCCCCGTCGGTGGCCCCGTCTCCCCGGCCATGCAGGCGGCGCTTGAGTTCGTCGGTCAGGCCCCGGTTCAGGTTCTGCCCGTCACTCACGTTGCGCATCAGGGGCGTCACCCAGGCGTTGGTGCCGGTACCGCCCAGGCTGCCCTGCGCCTCGACCACCAGCACGCTGGCCCCGGCGCGGGCCGCCGCAATTCCGGCCATAGCGCCTGCGGTGCCGCCCCCGGCCACGATCACGTCCCAGGTTCGCTGGGAAGTGGTGTATGAAAGGGTCATTCTGGTTGCACCACACCGATCTCCTGCCCATTCAGGCGCACAGTAATGGCCTGACTGATACGGTAACGATCACTGTAAAACGTGCCCGGCGGAAGGATCAGGCTGACTTTTTGTATGCTTCCGGCTTCCGTTGTGCAGGCTTCAGGTGGTGGAGTGGTCAGAAGATCGATATTCACAGTATTTCCTTCACGTTTCACGTTCAGGTTTTGGAAGGGATCGCAGGAATGGTAATTCGTTTCCCAGGTGATCAGGCGTGCGCCGGGCTGGTCAGGAACTTCCTGCATGCTGGCCCGAACTGCCGTCATGTGCCGGGGCTCCTCCACCTTCGCTTGCTCAGGCGCTGGGTCTTTTTTCGTCTGGCAGGCCGTGAGAAGGAACAGGCCGAGCAGAAGAACCCGATTCACTTGACCTCGACCTTGCCCCAGCTTTTGCCGTTCACCACAACTTCGAAGGGGTTGGTGCGGCCCACCGCGCCGGAGTCCACGTAAGTCAGGGTTTGCTCGGCGTAAACAGCGGGGCAGGCGACTTGCAGGCCGTTATTCGTGGCACTGGCCTCCAGGGAAAGGATGCTGGCAGTACGCTTGACAAGCAGAAGACGCTGGTCTTTGTCGTTGCAGCCCAGGCTGTACTTCACGGTTACGCTCAGGTCTGCGCCGGGCGCGAGGAGAGCAGGGATGTCCACGGCGACCACGTTCAGCGGCACGGTGCGCGAGACCGGCACGACACCGCAGGCGGTCAGACCGGCAAGAATGCCCAGCAAAACGAGTCTTTTCATGCTTGTACGCCTCCTTCAAGGCTCCCGAAGATCAGTCGAGGATTTATCCCCATTGTAGACGTCAGCGGGAATGCCGCCTGGCGAAGGAAAGCGGGAAAACCGCCGCAGTCCTCGCGGGGCGGTTTCGTTCTTCCCGAGCTTAGCCCTTCACGGCGCCTTCCAGGCCCTTCATGAAGTATTTTTGCCCGAACGCGAACACGATCAGAATGGGAAGAATGGCGATCACAGCCCCAGCCATGACCGCGCGGCTGTTGGTGCTGAACGTGCCGGACAGTTCCAGCAGGCCCGCCGAGAGGGGCATCAGGTTCTTGTCGGGCAGCATGGTTCTGGCCCACAGGAAGCTGTTCCAGTACGCCACGAACTCCAGGATGCTGAAGGCGGCGATGGTGGGCAGGGCCAGCGGGAGCATGATGCTGCGCCAGATTTTCAGTTCGCTGGCCCCATCGATGCGGGCGGCCTCGATCAGTTCGATGGGCACGCTCAGGTACGCCTGCCGGATCAGGAACAGGCCCACAATGGACGCTGCGCCGGGCAGCACCACCGCGAAGTACTGCTTCACCATGTCCAGAATCGGGTTCGTCTGCGACAGCAACCCCAGCTTGATGGTGCTGATGTAATTCACGATCAGGCCCGACTCGTTGGGCAACACCATCAGCGCCAGGATGGCGTAGAAGATCAGGTCACGGCCCGGAAAACGCATCTTGGCGAGCGGGTAGGCGGCCAGGGTGGCCAGCGTGACCGACAGCGTAATCCCGAGGGTGCAGATGATGACGCTGTTCAGGATCAGCCGCCAGAACGGGACGGTGGTGCCTTTCCAGACCTCCAGGTAATTTTTGAAACTGATGCCCCTGGGCAGGATTTTCGCCTCGTAGATGCTGCCGCCGGGTTCCAGGCTGGTAATGATCGTCCAGTAGAACGGGTACAGCATGATCAGCGCGATGACGGTCAGCACCAGGTACGCGAGGAAGTTGCTGAGGCGCTGGCGCTGCTGGCGTTTCGCCTTGAGTTCAGCGGCGGTGCGGGCGAATTCGTCGGTCATGACGGCGCGGTTGGGGTCAGGCATCGGCTTTGCCTCCGCGCGTCAGTTTGAAGTTCAGGATGCCGAAGATGATGCTGATGAACGCGATGATGATGCCTCCCGCCGCCGCCAGGCCGTACTTGAAGTCGTAGAAGGCCCGCGAGTAGGTGTAGAACAGCGCCGAGTACGTGCTTCCGGCGGGGCCGCCCCCGGTCATCACGTAAATTTCCTCGAAGACCTTGATGGCGCTGATGGTCGAGAGCAGGCTGCACACCAGAATGGTGGGGCGCAGGCTGGGCAGGGTGATGTTCCAGAAGACCTGGGTGCGGGTGGCCCCGTCGATGACGGCCGCTTCCTCCAGTTCGGTGCTGATGCTCTGCAAGCCTGCCAGGTACAGCACCATGTAGTAGCCGATGCCTTTCCAGAGGGTCACGAACATGACCGCCAGCAGCGCCGTGGCGGGGTTGTTCAGCAGGCCGCGGTCTTCTTTCATCAGGCCCAGGGCCATCAGAACCGTGTTGACCGGGCCGCTCTGCTGGTACAGCCACGACCACATCAGCCCCACCACCGCGAAACTGGTGACCACCGGCACGTAGTAGGCGGTGCGAAAAAACCCGATGCCCCGCAGCGGGCGGTTGACCAGCAGAGCCACCAGAATGCTGATGACCTGAATGACCGGCACCACCAGGATGTACTTCAGGCTGTTTTTCAGGCCGGACCAGAACTGCTCGTCGCGGAACAGTTCGCGGAAGTTTTCCAGCCCCACCCACTCGGGCGGGTTGATGATGTTGTACTTCGTGAACGCCAGAAAAGTTCCGAAGATGACAGGCCAGGTGTGGAAAATCAGCAACAGCAGCAGGAACGGCAGCATGAAGGCGTAGGCGATCACGGTGTTTCTCGCGGTGACTTTCGCGCCGCTGGCCCCCTGCTGGTGCTGTGCACGGCGTGAAACGCGCCGGGGAGTGGAGGTCATTCGGGAAGTGTAGCGAACCCTGACGGCCCAGGCATGAAAAACCCCCCCGGGAAGGGAGAGGACAGACTCAAACCTGGAGCTACGATCTGTCGAGGTCGTTTTTTACGTCCTGCGCAGTGTCCTTCGCCGTCTGCGAGACCTTGTCAGCCGCGTCGCTGGCCGTATCCTTCATGCGCCCGGCCGCGTCCGAGGCGTCACGGCCCATCTTCTGGGCGGCGTCTTGCATGTCCTGCCCGGCCTTGCTGGCCCCCTCCTGCGCCCTGTCGGCCATCCGGCTCGCCTCGGCTTTCAGGCGTTCCGCTTCGGCTTTCGCCCGGTCGGCGTACTCGCTCGCCCTGCTTTTCGCCTCCGTCAGGGCGCTGTTCATCTGGGCATCCACGTCTTTCATATGGCCCTGGTAGCTCGTCTTGTGCCCCTCGGCGCGGGCGCGGGCCGCCGCCGCGTCGGCGCGGTCTCTGGCATTTTCCTCCGGGTCGTTCCCGATGTTGGCGGCCACGTCGTGTATCACCGCCTTCGTGCGGTCGACCAGTTCGTCCGCGCCGGCTTTCGCCACGTCCAGCACCGATTCCAGCAGGCCCCTGTCCTTTTTACTGTCCGTCATGGGGTCAGCATGCGCCCCAGACCGGCTCGAACAATGAAAAGAGGCTCAGGTCACGTTTAGAAGAAGGTGGGGGCTATGGGGTTCGGGAGCGTGAAGCGCGGGAGAAAAGGTCAGTGAGGCGGTGGCCAGGAACATGAAACCTCTGATTCAGGGTTCCTGCTCAGCCTGGCCCAGCGGGAAGGAGTAGCTGGCCGCTGCGCCGAAGCCGGTTTCTCCAGCCTGGTTCAGGCCGCCGCGCAGGTCGAGTTTCAGGGTACCGGGGCCGACGGGTTTCGTGATCTCCACGCCGGCCCGCAGGGGGTTGGTGTTCCAGCGCCAGGGTTCATAGGCGGCGTAGGTGCGCAGGCGGCTGTTCTCGCCCAGCACGTCCGCGAAGGACACGCTGGCGACCAGGCCCAGCCCGGAGTGGCCGCCGCGTTCTGGCCCCACCTGCGCGTCGAGCGCAAAAGCCCGGCCGTCAGCCGTGGTGTAGGTGAATCCGGCGGTGGCGCCCAGCACGTCCGTACCTGCGCGTGCCCCCAGGCGGTAAGACAGCGTTCCGGTGGTTTCCGTTTCCAGCGGGGCGTCCGGGTCGTCGCCTTCCGCGCGGGGCAGGGTGCGGGTCAGGTCACGCCGCTGCTCCACGCCGCCGTAAACGTTCCACGGGCCGCCCAGTTCGGTGCCCAGCAGCGCCACCAGGTTGCGGTTCACGCGGTAGCGCACGCCCAGATCGGCGTTCCAACCGTTCCCCCGGAGATCGGTGGGGGCCAGCGTCCAGCCGGCCAGTGGGTCAAACGTGGCCGCGGACGCAGTGAAGTAAGTGCCCGACAGGCTCAGTGCCACCGGGCCTAACGCGCCTGATGTGGCGGAGGCCACGCGGAAACCGCCAGCCCAGGCCACCTGAGCCTGCACACTCGTGTTTAGCGCGCCCAGCGGCGGCAGGCTCAGACCACGGGCGTAGGACACGTCCACCCCCCGCGTGGACACCCCCGCCGCCACCGTGCCGCCCAGTGCCGGCCAGTCGGACACGCCCACCCGCGCCGTCAGCGGGTACGTCACGCCGAAATCCACGTTGGTCGCGCCGCCGACCCCGGAGGCGCCCAGGGAAAAGCAAAGTATGGTGAGCAAAGTCCTGTGCATGCCCTCAGGGTAGCCCGCTAGGGTATGAATATGCGCCCCCCCCTTGCCGTCACCCGTCTGGTTCTACTGCCCCTGGCGGCCCTCGTGTCCTGCGCTCCCTTGCAGCAGGCGGTGAAAGTCCCCACCATGAAAGTCGAGGGGATTCGCCTGAACCGCCTGACCCTGCCGAGTGGTGGGCGCCCCGCCACGGCGAACGTGACCCTGAAACTGCGCGTGAACAATCCCAACGCCGTTCCCGTGCGGCTGGCGAACATCTTTGCATCCGTCATCATCGACGGCGAGAAGGTCGGTGACGTGAATCTGCCCAACGTCAACCTGCCCGCCAGCGGCGAAGCCCTGCAAGACGCCAACCTCGACATCCCCGTCACTTTGCCCACCGCCGGCGCCTTCCTGAAAGTGGCCCGTGGTCAGCAGGTCAGTTACCGTCTGGACGGCACTTTTACCGCCGACCTTGGGGGGTTGGGCCGCCCCACCTTCGGGCCGTTCACGCTCGCGCAGGGTGTGTGGAAGCAGGCCCCAATCGTGCCGTTTTGATGGAACATCAAGCGTGAAAGGACGTGATGTTGAGGGTGTTTTAGCCTTCCGCCTTCTGCCCTCCCCCATCTGCCTCTTGAGCATTCGGCCTCCGTGTCTGTAACACAGTCGGTTGTCAGGCGGGCGGTTTCCGCGCAATATGGCGGGGTATGCATGACGCGCTGATGGCGGCACTTCGCACTGTAAACGACCCCGAGTTGCACCGAGACCTGGTCTCGCTGGGCATGATCGAGGCGGCGGAACTCGGCGGCGGCGTGGCACGCGTGAAAGTGAACCTGACCACGCCTGCCTGCCCTCTCAAGGGCAAGATCGAGGGGGACGTGAGGGAGGCGCTGCTGAAAGTGCCGGGCGTGCAGGACGTGGTGGTGACGTTCGGGGCGATGGTGCGGGCGCCCAGCCAGCCCGCGCTGCCGGGGGTCAAGCACGTGGTGCTGGTGGGAAGCGGCAAGGGTGGTGTGGGGAAAAGCAGCGTGGCCGTGAACCTGGCGGCCAGCCTGGCGCGTGACGGCGCGAAGGTGGGCCTGCTCGACGCCGAC
This DNA window, taken from Deinococcus fonticola, encodes the following:
- a CDS encoding LEA type 2 family protein — its product is MRPPLAVTRLVLLPLAALVSCAPLQQAVKVPTMKVEGIRLNRLTLPSGGRPATANVTLKLRVNNPNAVPVRLANIFASVIIDGEKVGDVNLPNVNLPASGEALQDANLDIPVTLPTAGAFLKVARGQQVSYRLDGTFTADLGGLGRPTFGPFTLAQGVWKQAPIVPF
- a CDS encoding FAD-dependent oxidoreductase, with product MTLSYTTSQRTWDVIVAGGGTAGAMAGIAAARAGASVLVVEAQGSLGGTGTNAWVTPLMRNVSDGQNLNRGLTDELKRRLHGRGDGATDGGGNDNWFNPEGLKFVLEQMLLEAGGEVLYHTQVVKPLLTESGRPQAAGQKMIEELNATSVFSHDSRFTLHALSTRHAPLATSRISALVIHNKGGLQALRAAVFIDATGDADVAAGAGVPFHAGDEDGLHQAMSLRFTLAGVDTARLMAFLCENGQGQESPEFLHFWMVWGRKSTLEPLFRQAVQGGVLLERDGDYFQAFSVPGRPGELSFNCPRIRADLNDGADPWQLSAAQTDGRAAIERLTAFCRQFLPGCEAAFVGVVAPMVGVRETRRIVGEYTLSVEDILDCRKFPDSICRNHYPVDIHSVKGGAKLLHERDGEAAYFARDAYHEIPFRCLVPQGVGNLLVPGRAASSTFEAQSSIRVQQNCHTMGEAAGIAAAWAAKNHAGAVRAVDVSALQAEMRRLGGLV
- a CDS encoding carbohydrate ABC transporter permease is translated as MPDPNRAVMTDEFARTAAELKAKRQQRQRLSNFLAYLVLTVIALIMLYPFYWTIITSLEPGGSIYEAKILPRGISFKNYLEVWKGTTVPFWRLILNSVIICTLGITLSVTLATLAAYPLAKMRFPGRDLIFYAILALMVLPNESGLIVNYISTIKLGLLSQTNPILDMVKQYFAVVLPGAASIVGLFLIRQAYLSVPIELIEAARIDGASELKIWRSIMLPLALPTIAAFSILEFVAYWNSFLWARTMLPDKNLMPLSAGLLELSGTFSTNSRAVMAGAVIAILPILIVFAFGQKYFMKGLEGAVKG
- a CDS encoding carbohydrate ABC transporter permease, which produces MTSTPRRVSRRAQHQQGASGAKVTARNTVIAYAFMLPFLLLLLIFHTWPVIFGTFLAFTKYNIINPPEWVGLENFRELFRDEQFWSGLKNSLKYILVVPVIQVISILVALLVNRPLRGIGFFRTAYYVPVVTSFAVVGLMWSWLYQQSGPVNTVLMALGLMKEDRGLLNNPATALLAVMFVTLWKGIGYYMVLYLAGLQSISTELEEAAVIDGATRTQVFWNITLPSLRPTILVCSLLSTISAIKVFEEIYVMTGGGPAGSTYSALFYTYSRAFYDFKYGLAAAGGIIIAFISIIFGILNFKLTRGGKADA